The following is a genomic window from Sinorhizobium fredii NGR234.
CCGAGCGCGTGGTCGCGCGCGCGGTCGATCTGGCTGCGTCGGCACAGATCGGAGCCTTCTTTCAAGAGTTGGAGGACCTCTGGGGAAAGCCCGAAATTCTGGTTTGCAACGCCGGGATGTCACCGAAGGGGCCAGACGGACCAACCCCATTCCAGGAGATCACACTCGATGAATGGAACGCCGTCCTTTCCGTCAACCTGACTGGGACAATGCTCTGCTGCCAGGCTGTCCTGCCTGGCATGGTCGAGCGACGCTTTGGCCGCATCGTTCTGGTCGGGTCCATCGCGGGGCGCGCGATGCCCAGGATTGCCGGCACGGCCTATGCTGCCTCGAAAGCCGCGCTTGCGGGCTTCACACGCTCTCTTGTCTCGCGGTTCGCAGCGGAAGGAATTACGGTGAATGTGGTTGCGCCAGGCAGGATTGCCACTGAGATGGCCGGACCGCGCGACAGTGCGGCCAATCGCGCGGCTGTTGCCCGCATCCCCGCGGGCCGCATGGGGGAGCCAGAGGAAATTGCCGCTGCCATTGGGTTCCTGACTTCCGACGAAGCAGCGTTCATCAACGGCGCGATCGTAGATGTCAATGGCGGAGAATACGCGCCACTTTGAAGGCGGAGATCGGCTGCGGTATGCGTGCGAGCGTACTGATCTATACGGGCAATGCGGAGCTCTTTCTTCTCCTGGAGTATATTCTCGAGACTGAGAGGTTTGCCGTCCGGCTTTGCGCCGACACGAGCGAACTGATTGGTGCGATCCAGACCGAACAGCCGCTCGCTGTCCTCGTCGATTGCGCCGAT
Proteins encoded in this region:
- a CDS encoding SDR family oxidoreductase, with translation MTRPITTRIAVVTGGTSGIGLATARNLLERGCRVAVFGQKRINVESAAEALSRDFDSERVVARAVDLAASAQIGAFFQELEDLWGKPEILVCNAGMSPKGPDGPTPFQEITLDEWNAVLSVNLTGTMLCCQAVLPGMVERRFGRIVLVGSIAGRAMPRIAGTAYAASKAALAGFTRSLVSRFAAEGITVNVVAPGRIATEMAGPRDSAANRAAVARIPAGRMGEPEEIAAAIGFLTSDEAAFINGAIVDVNGGEYAPL